tttttatttgataattagtatccaattatgaattaattaagctcaaaagattcatcttattatttacagctaaactgtacaattagttattttttaaactatatttaatgcttcatgcatgtgtccaaaaattcgatgcgacaaataatcttgaaaatttttgggaactaaacctaggccgtgtttggttacgaaattcaaaattcaaaaaaaaaattcggcaccttcatggagacttaaatctagacgaaataaaaaacgcattgtgACTGCTatctgtaaatgacgagacgaatctaatgaatctcattaggctgtaattagatgctaaattgctacaataatgctacagtaaataacctctaatgacggattaattaggctcattagattcgtctcgcgatttacagacgagttctgtaattatttttgtgaatagtctatgtttagtacttcaaatgtagaaagatgctttttcaaaaattttacagagCGCAACCAAACACGACCCTAGCCTGAATCCTATAGTGTACTAgtttctctctctcactcatcACTTTTTCTCACCTAAAAGATGGCAGTGGCTTCTGGCTTGAGCGTGGACGACCTACCTAGCGCTCGATCTGGTGCACTCCGATCAATGAAACCCTAGCTCACTGAAAAAAAGGTCAATTATATAACTATAATATATTATTCTGCTCCGTATGGCAGTAATTAGTAGGCATTTTAGTCTTTTCCTTGTACTCTTAATCTGTCCTAAAATCTCCTTACATTTAGTTTGATGATGCATGGAGTGAGATTACTAGCTTATCAGATGGGTGGGACTGCAGTGTGTGCTTTTTTTTTAAAGGACGGCAAGAGCTTTgccgaatttttatttttattagaagaggagaaaagtaaGAGAACCAAGAGCCCCATCAAACAATACAACAACCCCCAGTGTGTGCTTCAAATGgcattttttttagaaaggCACCTAGAAGAGAGCTTCATATCTTATATTTATCAAAGAAAACAGCAGTTGGTACAAAAGGACAACTTAGACGCAGAACGACCTCTAAAAAGGAAAACCACACTAAAGAACGTCTCCATATATATGGTGCTTCGAATGACTTgcatttggtgtgtttcatgtGCATCCTACTTGTGTGCTTTGCTACCTGATTTATTTTACAGGGATAGGCCGGTCCTTTGTGTGAGCATGCCTGACCACTACTGTTGCCATGGTCAGTAAAGTAGAACCGTAAATCTGAGAATCAATCATACATGATTGAGGCTAGCTATATATCAGGCCCATCTATCTTCCTGCACTGCATGCGGCAGCTGATGATGAGATTCAGAGGTACCTCATTGCTTGGCATGCGGCTTGGAGTGTGAGCTAGCTGCATCTGCAGCGCATATGTTACTGCATTATTTAATGAATGCCAGTGCAGGGATAGTGTGGGTCGATGTTGTTCTTGTTGTCTCGCCTTGGACTCGACTGCTTGGGCTCACCTGCTTGCTCCTTTTCCCTTTACCGGATCTCCGATCCCTTTGCTAGCTTGCTGGtcctgcagcagcagccagcaggcagTAGCATGCCCTACCCTCCCTACTGCTACCATATATATACTGACAGAATATATATCGACCAGAATGAATCATCCCCACACCCGCGCCCTTTTTGAGTTTTGTCCACACACTCCGTGCTAACCGTTAGTAAAACCCACGACTCGTAGACCGTGCTAGTGTAATTCAGTTATATATATCCAGCTACTTTTGCACTGCAAATGGCTAATCTGAAATTCTGCAGATAGCTGCTACTCTCCCAGAGTGGCAAAAgggcgctctctctctccctcttgtTTATTTTTTAACATCTAAGTTAGTGGTGATTTTGTCAATTTCCAGAATCTGTAGGCAGTCTCTCGGAGTGGGGGCGGATCTAAGGGGGAGCTAGGGGTGATTAAGCCCCCTACCTCCCTAAGATCCATGGATACCCTCTAAGCTCTCCTTTTATTTTTGGATGGAACAataaagaggaagagagaggaacaagaagagaaggggaggaaaaagaagagagTGGACATGAGTCCCTTCTACATGTTCGGGCTAGATTCGCTACTATCTAGAGATAGAATTGCGTGTGCATATTTATAGATATGAGTGGACTTACGTTTGTGAGCGTCTGCATCTGTATTATACTTCGTAAAAAAAATTACTGTATGCTGCAAAATTTTGGTCGAATGCCGAACTGGGAAGCAAACTGAACGCTGTACTGCTGCCCGCCCATTGTTGGGGATTCATCAACCTGGGCCATCGTTCGCTGACTCATCAGCGAACGGCCCACCGCTGGAGCCGAGCAAGCCCACCCACACACGCGCACAGCGGTCTGGCCCGTTCACTGTTTCTTATTGGGCCGTTGGCCTCTTTCTGTTCAAGTGCCTAACTAACGCGCTCGGTAAGTTGAGAGAGGAGGGGGCCAGCGACAGCGTCTTCTTCCAGGTAGGCGTTGCCACTTGAGAGACCTCCGCCTCAGATCCGCCGACGAGTCTCCGAGCCCCACCAGGCCCCCACCCATGCGGCCGCCGGCGATGCTCCGCTGGGCCGCGGTGGCGCTCGcgctcgcggccgcggcgctcctcgccgccgcaccggccgccgccttcTACCTCCCCGGCGTCGCGCCCAACGACTTCCAGAAGGTCCCactcccttctcctcctccccctccctcgtaACTCTGTTCCTTCCGCGCCGGATATCAACggccagatccagatccagtgTACCGCGTTTGTTGTCTGCGCGTTGCTATCGGGTTGGGGGCAGTGGGGTTCCGGATCTAGGCGTCCTGCTGGCCGTTTTGCTTATGTGCGGAGTAGTGTAGTCTCACCAATTGCATTTGGCTTAACGTTACCGAATCTACATTTGAACTCCGATAGGCGATTGCACTCAAACTGAACCGTGCTGTGACGACACTAGAATGTGAGGGCAGGCACATGTTTTATTGTAAATTATACTTATGGTTTGAGTTTGGCAGCTTCAGGTGGTGTTTCTTCAAGTACAACCCTTTGTAACCCAAACCCTTTCTTGTTTTGTTTATCTTGTTCAGTGTTGAAGGGTATAAGACAACTATAAGACATTAGCGTCTGATAAGTGATAATCATTTATGTGTCCATGCACTGTAGCTAAATTCATGTCTACTTCCAATGAACAATATGAGAACCCAGTATTTTCAGATCCTTAAGTATCGAGCATGTATGTGCGACCTGTAATGTTTACAGTCAACGTGTGTATAAAATGTTTTGAGCTATGGGGGCAAAAAGTTATGTACCCCTCTTATGACCAGAGCTTCACACTCACCTCTGGATTTGTAGCTTTTTACTGAGAGATACAAGGCATGTGCTTTAACCGGTATATACATAATTCTCTGCAGAAAGATCAACTTTTGGTGAAGGTGAACAAGCTGACATCCACAAAGACACAACTTCCCTACTCCTATTACTCTCTTCCTTTCTGCAAGCCGGACACGATAGTTGACAGCGCAGAGAATCTTGGAGAAGTTCTGCGCGGTGATCGCATTGAGAACTCCCCTTATGTGGTCAGTACTAGTTTACTGCTTATCATGTATTCACCATGTCACTTGTAATGTGCCAAATCACTGAGTGTCGTCTATTGTGTTGTTTGGGCTGTAGTTTGAGATGAGGGAGCCCAAGATGTGCCAGATTGTCTGCAGAGCATCAATTGATGATAAACAAGCAAAGGAGCTCAAGGAAAAGATAGAGGATGAGTATCGGGTGAACATgtatggattttatttgtgATACTGTGATTTTGATTGGACAACGAATGCTGGAGTTACTAATTTTTTCCGACCTAGGATAATAAGCTCATGAGCCAAGGGGTTGTGGGTTTTTTTCTACCAATGGGGGCTTTCCCTTCACCGCCCCCATGGGGGTGGTCCACAGGGTTCATAACTACCCCTCTTACTACGGGGTGTGCTTTTACCAATTGAAAAGAAATGCTTTATTTCCCATTTTGGGCGGAACAGATCTACTAATTCTTTTATTCCAGTTACGAGGAACTCACCATGAATCCACTAATTGCTGCTGCTTCCGTTATTCACAGGATTCTTGACAACCTCCCGCTAGTTGTTCCTATCGCAAGGCAGGACAGGGATGCTATTGTTTATCAGGGTGGATATCATGTTGGTGTCAAGGGCCAATATGCTGGTGTAAGTTTGTGTGCTCAGCTGACCGTTTTAGTTTTAACAGTGTATAGGTCTCCTTTTTTTTGTGTGGGTGCAGTTATCTTATTTGAAAATATATATGTTACAGAGCAAGGACGAGAAGTTCTTTATCCACAACCACTTGACATTTTTAGTTAAATACCACAAGGATGAAACTACAGAACTCTCTAGAATTGTTGGATTTGAGGTCAAACCATTCAGgtttgttttggtttgttttaaGTTATTCTTGCCATATTTCATTTGTTTGACATCTGTTACATACTGACACTATTTTATTTACTCCCTTCTGTGTCTTTGTTATACTTCTGGTGCCAGTATTAACCATCAGTTTGAAGGCCAATGGAATGATAAAAACACTCGTTTGATCACGTGTGATCCTCATGCCAGCAAGCTTGTGACAAACTCAGATACTCCTCAAGAGGTTGAATCTGGAAAGGAAATCATATTTACCTATGATGTAGGCTTTGAGGTAATGTTTCTTACggcttttcttcttctcttttgtAGTGTGCTTCCTTCATTAATAGTTAATAATACATTCTAATGTTGAGTCCATTTTTAACATTCTCTGGTTCGCCTGGCATTTCTTTACAGGAGAGTGATGTCAAGTGGGCTTCTCGCTGGGACACCTACCTGTTAATGACAGATGATCAAATTCACTGGTTTTCCATTGTGAACTCTCTCATGATCGTACTCTTCTTATCTGGGATGGTGGCCATGATTATGCTCCGCACTCTGTATAGAGATATCTCCAGGTACAACCAGCTtgaaactgaagaagaagcccaGGAGGAGACAGGATGGAAGCTTGTTCATGGAGATGTGTTCCGCCCTCCTGTAAACTCCGACTTACTCTGTGTCTGCGTTGGGACTGGTGTTCAGTTCTTTGGTATGCTGCTAGTAACCATGATTTTCGCTGTTCTGGGATTCCTTTCG
The Panicum virgatum strain AP13 chromosome 6N, P.virgatum_v5, whole genome shotgun sequence genome window above contains:
- the LOC120677357 gene encoding transmembrane 9 superfamily member 9-like, whose translation is MRPPAMLRWAAVALALAAAALLAAAPAAAFYLPGVAPNDFQKKDQLLVKVNKLTSTKTQLPYSYYSLPFCKPDTIVDSAENLGEVLRGDRIENSPYVFEMREPKMCQIVCRASIDDKQAKELKEKIEDEYRVNMILDNLPLVVPIARQDRDAIVYQGGYHVGVKGQYAGSKDEKFFIHNHLTFLVKYHKDETTELSRIVGFEVKPFSINHQFEGQWNDKNTRLITCDPHASKLVTNSDTPQEVESGKEIIFTYDVGFEESDVKWASRWDTYLLMTDDQIHWFSIVNSLMIVLFLSGMVAMIMLRTLYRDISRYNQLETEEEAQEETGWKLVHGDVFRPPVNSDLLCVCVGTGVQFFGMLLVTMIFAVLGFLSPSNRGGLMTAMLLTWVLMGLFAGYASSRFYKMFKGSEWKSITLRTAFLFPGIAFGIFFILNALIWGEKSSGAVPFTTMFALVLLWFGISVPLVFVGSYLGFKQPAIEAPVKTNKIPRQVPEQAWYMNPAFTVLIGGILPFGAVFIELFFILTSIWLHQFYYIFGFLFLVFIILIITCAEITIVLCYFQLCSEDYNWWWRSYLTSGSSAIYLFLYAGFYFFTKLQITKLVSGILYFGYMLLASFAFCVLTGTIGFCACFWFTRLIYSSVKID